Below is a window of Camelina sativa cultivar DH55 chromosome 11, Cs, whole genome shotgun sequence DNA.
AGGAATGCTATACCTGTTGATTACAATGACatagaagaagatatgattCGAGCTGCTATTGAGGCCTCAAAAATGGAGACTGGGGTAAGTTTTGCTTAGATAATGGAAAGTATTTAAACTTAATAATTAGGCATAGGCACAGCCTGCTCGTTTTCTGTTTACCTTGAAGTCACAAGATTTATTCAGTGGTTTCTATTGTTATATAGGTACCAAGGAATCAGTCGCCTGAAAATGAACAGTCTCGcatggaagatgatgataacGCAGCAAAACCTGTCACAGTGCAGTCAGCAGAGGAAGAAGTGTTGCGCAGTGAAGGTTGGAAGGCTTCATCCTCAGAAAGAGAAGCCTCTGAAGTTTTTCCTATTCCAGGACAGCAGGGTACCCGAGCCTCAAATGGAAGGttagtttgttctgttttgttttggaacaCCTTTTGTAGTCCATCAGTTTGTCTTCTGTTTTTCCTAGAAAATGTCCCAAGAAATTGTTTTTACATGTGTAGACTCGTAGCACCTAGCTCACTgtctgaggatgatgatgatgatgatgatgatgatgatgacgacgatgactatgatgatgatgatgatgatgacgacgatgacTATGATTATGACCCTGATTATGTTGACGAGGAACTCATTGAACCCCGTGTTAGGCACAGACCAAGACGTGCGGTTTCTCGATCTCGGGCCCCACTTAATGATGATCTTCCCCAAGATGCAATTATTCATTCAACTGATGCTGACAATGGTTTTCCTTCTGAGGTAGTGAAGCATATATGTGTGTTTCCTATATTTATTAATCAGATTACCTTTACTTTCAAGTAAGAATCCTAGAGTAATTAGTGGCTGAGCTATTACTCTTATTACATGTTTGGTTTAAGTGGGGAGGCATTTCGTCTGAGGAACATGATGAAGCTGTCATGCTAGAGGCTGCCATGTTTGGAAGCATTCCTAATAGTGAATATCGTGTTCCTTATGCACCATCTTATCCGCGAAGGACACAGCGTCCACCCTCACCGTCATTGACAGCTCAAAGGTTGATTCGAGAACAGCAggttagaaatatttttttgtttctttcctccCCAAAGTTGTTTGGAGATTACTTTTTTAATTGATCTATCCTTGTGACAGAATAAAAGTAATGGGCAAAGAGTTTAACTCTTTTAGGTTTTCGAAGGGATTgataagttttttctttgttgaaatgTGAACTCATGTAGGACGATGCGTATCTTGCATCGCTGGAAGCTGACAGGGTAAAGGCTGAGGCTCGTCTATTGGCAGAAGAAGCTGCTAGAGTAGAAGCTcttgaagaagcaaagagaaagGAGGAAGAAGCTCGCAGGAAGGTCGAAGAGGAACAGGTGCGCTTCTGGTTATACATGAGTCTCTCTAATCCTGTGTGTGAACAGGTTATCCCGAATGTTATGTTTTGAGTGGTTACCAAGATCCTGCACTTGAATAGAGAAAGAGTACCCAAACCACATAAACCTTTGGAAAATGGATGTCTATACTTTCTTGCATTTACGAAAAAATAGTTAGAACTAGCCTCCCTACTAGGTTTAAAGTCTCATAGGTACTAAGCTGTAGGCGGTATTTGGATGAGTTTCTTCAGATTCTtgaaaaaccaatttttttatttctcttactAGGAGCTGGAAAGGCAATTAGTTACCAAGGAAGCGTCTCTGCCTCAGGAGCCACCAGCAGGCGTAGAGAACTCCATTACACTTCAAGTCAGACTGCCAGATGGCACCCGCCATGGCCGCCGGTTCCTTAAATCCGACAAACTCCAAGTGAGTATCCCAAAAGCAGCTTCATTTATCCTCAGACAATATGAAAAACCTTACAACCCACTAAGCATGTCTTCTTTCTCATATGCAGTCACTTTTCGACTTTATGGACATCTGTAGAGTTGTGAAGCCCAACACTTACAGGCTGGTAAGTGGTTTGTGCCAAAAAAATGCTATATTCAAAATTTCGTTGGAGACTTTCTTTTATTCTTAGTTGGTAATGTTTGTGTGATCAAAAACAGGTAAGGCCTTTTCCACGGCATGCTTTTGGCAATGGGGAATGCTCATCGACTCTAAACGATGTAGGTTTAACAAGCAAACAAGAAGCATTGTTCTTGGAGCTGATCTAAAATGGGTATTCTATTGGGGTCTATATAACTTATTCTTTAggtctctttttatttttcttcatagaaaGTTGTTTCCTCTTATTGTTTTATTGAATATTGAATCCAAGGCTGGCTTTTACAGGAAAGGTTTCGTTTTCGCCAATATACATCTTCGTATTCGTTGGCTTTTGTTGGATGTGATATTCTCtctttacatatattattagtattgGTGTTGTGGTGGATACCAAATTTACCAGATTAGCAAAGATATAATATTCAAAGCTAAAGTTTTGGAATTATAGAACTATAGAACTCATTGTAGCGGGATCGAACTTTAATGCTCAAATTTatcctagagctactctctcaaattaagagatcaattgtagtatttagagatcaaatccacaaagactcaagactacacaataaagagttttataattaagttaaacagattaatttaatcgaaataacaatgaaaaatattaaataaaactgttgtaaattcagaagatcaaataGCTAGTTCTAGGgaatttttcagaaaattatggaatatcaaatcaataaattaattaggattcaagcatttaaaaatcagatctagaactctaaactcttctgtaaaataaatcagttctcactgcaaatataaTCTAAAtgtaaaaccagaaaatccaaatctctttgcaaaattctagattaaaaaatcagctttaaaaacaggtttagataagttcacaaaattactaaatcaaatctctttgcagaaagtaattttccTCATCAAGAggttttatcaagaaaatcaattatattctcatatcaattaataatcctaagatctaaattcagatgactaatcaaagatctagcattaagaacaacctatgatgaagatctagaaagagaatgaatcctaaataaacagatctaataaaccataaaatccctgtgaaaaccctgaacctaacaagcaaactactcagacatgtttaatgaagaacaagacataattctgaataataagaaattgaaattaaaatagtaaagagggagttcaagaattcttctctcaaagcagttcagatctctctctcccaaaagctctcaaaatctcacagggttgcagaaaaataaaacttgctagaaaataacttaagagtttctaaaacctaaaaatactatttatatgtcaaAAAACACGTAAGGGACTAaagatgcaaatatggaaaactttggggtagatttgtaaaatttccaaaacttacTTCTCTCTCGGctaaacatggtgtcgatcgatgctaaggcagtgtcgatcgacactctcatcCTTCCTCGGCTCCAAGTTCTCTTCTTTAactgaattgctccaaaatcccttctaattgctccattttgcttttttcattccaaaatcctagaaaatctgttaaaactctaaaacatccttacaaaacaaatcaaaagactctaaaagactcctaatatcatggttaaaaaccataaaaaccatgatatatcaatataatacaaaaatccaaaagattATGCAAGTGTCTTAGAAGTTTAAATTATAGATCTAGACAAAataattgaagagaaaaaacaagaaaagaagaggtgATGGAGGATGAAAGACATTAGAAGCTATAGTTATATAAAAGCAAGTTGGGACAGTTGAGggaaaatttatatttgatgTTAGTGGCAAGTTCATAACTAATTCTCCTTCGTTCATGCTTCATCTTATGGGCCATTTTTGTTCCTTACCACCACACCATGAGTTTGTTACATTTTTAGTagtctataaaaaaaagttcaaatttacACCATGAGTTTGTTATAACCAAATGGTCGTAAAATTTGTAATTCAGATTTGACTTCTAAAGTtgtattgtcaaaaaaaaagttctaaagttgcattatattattatactttATCCAACTCATgggaaaccaaagaaaaataaaagtggacTGAAACTATGAAACGAGTCGGGTAAACGGGTTAGTCGGCGTTgttagtggaaaaaaaaaacgaaggagACGACAAAGAGACCAGGTCGTTCACGGCGTCGGCTGTCGCAAACGACGACCTTAAACTTTTCTTGCCGTCGTCAAAAAAGTTACACAAACTCCTTACTTACACACGCGCTTTATCACGTAAACGTCACGCGTACACAGGAGGACCACTTAAAACatgcatgtatattatttttctcttgCATAAGAATTTCCCGGCAACGAAACCAACTTCTATCTTGTCCTTTAATTGCTTAACCAGATTCATATACTTTATATaacaactcaaaccacttgaaaaggatagttttatgttttacattCAATTTTAAAAGTCATTCTCATGACAACAAATTCACTctcatgatttatttttatttttttttaaaatggacaGGTTATTAAATACTATTGATTATTAAAGCTTTttacaatcaaatcaaacaacctTTGTAACATTCATTacttaaaatcaaatatatctCACAAATCAAATGTTTCATCCTAAAATAATCAATTAGAAGAGTTGAGTGTACAATGAAACGAATCTCGTTAGATGCCAATAAATCAAAACATGGAgagacaaggtttttaaaacacATTCAAATGCCTATAATTCCCACTTTCTTCTATATCCAAAGAATCCAACAAAAACGGGGTCGTGTTCCCATCGTCTTCACCATCACATGATCTAGTCATGAGCTCTTTTGATCTATGAACTTCGACTTCCCAATCAGTCGTAGCCAACACAACCAACATCGAAACCAGGTATGATCCTTGCGCCGCAAAGAGACCGAGCCACAGTCCCTTGAAGTCAAACCCACTAAAGAAACTTAACCATATAGCCACTGGCATTCCCACAAAGTAGAAACAACACAAGTTTATGTTTGCTCCTAACTTAGGTCTCGCACTTCCTCTCAACACTCCACAAACTGTGGTCTGAGGACAGTTCCCTAGCTCGCAAAGCCCTATGATAGGCAAAACCATAGAAGTCAACTTCACAATCTCTTCCTCATCCGTGAACAATCTAGCCCAGCAGTTCCTCACCATGAAAGCGAAAAACATGGCGAATAAACCTAAACCTAGGCTTAAACCTAGTCCTGTTCTCGCGGCTACTTTCGCTTTATCAGGCTGATTCGCACCTAGTTCGTTCCCAACACGTGTCGAAACGCTAACACTAAGAGAAGAAGGGAAAATGTAGACCAAAGCGGTGGTTTGGATCAAGATTCCCATAGATGCCACAGTTGCTTGCGGGTTAAGTAACAGTCCACATAGAAGAATCATGATTTCGTACCACCACCATTCGAGACAAACCGAGACACAGCTAGGGATTGCTAACTTCATTAGAGATCTCCATCCTTTAAAACAATCCATCGAAAACCCTCCCCAAGTCTTGTCGTAAACACCGGAAAACACAATATAGATGATCAGAAACCCTAAGAGATTGACATTAGTCCAGATTGCTCCCAAAGCGACTCCTTTAAGTCCGAGACCAAGGGAAGAAACGAGAAGGTAGTTGATCGGAATGTGGAGCAATACGGCGAAGAAAGCAGAGTAAGTAAGAGGAAGAGTGATCGATTGAGATCGGAGGTAGATACGGATAGGGTGTAAAAAAGATTGGAGAATCAGATcagggagagagaagaggataAAGATCTCAGCTTGGTCCGAGATTTCTTCGTCTTGTCCGAAGAACAAAAGGATCTTTTTGATGTTGAGCCAGAGGAGAGAGATGGGAAGAGAACAGAGGAGAAGCAAAAGTGTGGTTCTTTGCAAAGCAAGGCctaaaagtttgaatcttttggCGCCAAAGGCTTGAACACAGATGGGTTCCATACCAATAGAGAGACCGGAGAGGAGAGAGTAGCCTGTGATGTTTGCAAAGCCGAGTGCGAGCGAGCCGCCGGAGAGAGCAGAGAGATCGTTGAGACGGCCGAGGAAGAGCATTGAGATCATTGAACGAGAGTAGAGAAGTAAACCAGTTAAGATCATTGGGAGAGATATTTTGGCGATTGATTTGGCTTCTTGAATCAAAGAGGAGAGATGATTCGGGTTAGGATTTGGATCTTGTCGGTGATCTGTTTGGTTCTTGATGATCAAAGGAGCTGCCATGATTAcaggtttgagagagagagaggacagagaaaaagagagaggatgatgaagaagaagaagaagaaggtattgTTGATGTGTG
It encodes the following:
- the LOC104722725 gene encoding plant UBX domain-containing protein 13-like; this translates as MATPTQEAIDTFMSITGASNAVAVRKLEEYRGNLNRAVNAYYNHGHQNSLYENQANIPQGDAMDTDGDVTPALSEARTTVPFPRRDPPMPPHPRGVRQIPIEVKDSSVPSGRSNDAPSIEDVTQTSRAHSPAPQEAVILESNDDSQSAPTGQSRNAIPVDYNDIEEDMIRAAIEASKMETGVPRNQSPENEQSRMEDDDNAAKPVTVQSAEEEVLRSEGWKASSSEREASEVFPIPGQQGTRASNGRLVAPSSLSEDDDDDDDDDDDDDDYDDDDDDDDDDYDYDPDYVDEELIEPRVRHRPRRAVSRSRAPLNDDLPQDAIIHSTDADNGFPSEWGGISSEEHDEAVMLEAAMFGSIPNSEYRVPYAPSYPRRTQRPPSPSLTAQRLIREQQDDAYLASLEADRVKAEARLLAEEAARVEALEEAKRKEEEARRKVEEEQELERQLVTKEASLPQEPPAGVENSITLQVRLPDGTRHGRRFLKSDKLQSLFDFMDICRVVKPNTYRLVRPFPRHAFGNGECSSTLNDVGLTSKQEALFLELI
- the LOC104722726 gene encoding protein DETOXIFICATION 49-like, which gives rise to MAAPLIIKNQTDHRQDPNPNPNHLSSLIQEAKSIAKISLPMILTGLLLYSRSMISMLFLGRLNDLSALSGGSLALGFANITGYSLLSGLSIGMEPICVQAFGAKRFKLLGLALQRTTLLLLLCSLPISLLWLNIKKILLFFGQDEEISDQAEIFILFSLPDLILQSFLHPIRIYLRSQSITLPLTYSAFFAVLLHIPINYLLVSSLGLGLKGVALGAIWTNVNLLGFLIIYIVFSGVYDKTWGGFSMDCFKGWRSLMKLAIPSCVSVCLEWWWYEIMILLCGLLLNPQATVASMGILIQTTALVYIFPSSLSVSVSTRVGNELGANQPDKAKVAARTGLGLSLGLGLFAMFFAFMVRNCWARLFTDEEEIVKLTSMVLPIIGLCELGNCPQTTVCGVLRGSARPKLGANINLCCFYFVGMPVAIWLSFFSGFDFKGLWLGLFAAQGSYLVSMLVVLATTDWEVEVHRSKELMTRSCDGEDDGNTTPFLLDSLDIEESGNYRHLNVF